In Porites lutea chromosome 8, jaPorLute2.1, whole genome shotgun sequence, the genomic stretch GTTAAGGGCGTCGCCTCTGAGAGTTTTCCCGAAGGTATGGTTAAATAAAATACCCGATTTATCCGGGAAATACAACAACTCTTTACCTAAGGTCCTACCAAGATCCGAAGAGCGATCTCCGGCAAAGAAATCGACTGAGAAAAAACATAAATCACGACCAAGAAGGTATAAATCTATAGGAGAGTTATCCAATTTACGCATATTACTGACAATAAACTGCGAAATCTGTTGTAATTTGTCAAGGAATAAAGGTGTGGCCTTCTTAGGGCGCACCCTAGCTCTTGCCTGTTCCTCCTTTACCGCCTGAAGATACGCCTTAACCGAACGGTGGGAGGCTGGATTACCCGTTCCGAGATTGTCGTCCCACACGCCACCCATTCCTGCACTGATGAATATTGCCCTAAGCTTGCCAATGAGGGAATCCACAGTACCTGCTGCTAGACGACAAGGACACTTGCATGACGAACCCTGCCCTTGGCCCATGTGGCTGCATGTGACAGTGTGAACTTTAGTGCGACCGCTCTTGTCCTTCCATACCAGAAACTTGAAGATATCGTGGGCAGTAGCCGACTTCAGAGTTTTGGCAAAAGGAAGGGAGGCAAGAAATCCTGACAGCTCTACCTCCAGAGCAGTTTTCTGCCGCTCGTACGGTTTCTGTTCTCTAACAGCGTTAAGTTCCTCGACTCGTTTATTGATTTTGCTAATATCAATGGCGAAAGGCTTCTTAGGTTGGATAACCACTTCTCTCCTGAAGCCGCACCTCTGACAGAACATGAAACAGTCATCGTTTGGGTAATGGCACTCCTGGCAGCGTACGGCAGGACGCCAAATTCGAGGGCACTATgtacaaaaaacgaaaacgCGGTCACGGCTCAAATCTGAAGGCGAATAGATCCCACTGTAGAGGCCGTGTAGCAAAACATACATGGGGAGAAGGGAATAGGATaacacccccctcccctttggACCCTAACAGAAGGGAAACTGAAGAAGCACCCTTAAGGATTGGCCACCAATAAGGGATAGGACTCAACTGTGGAGCAATAATAGTAACAGGAATGCGGGCCTGCAGAAGGAACTTGAGCAACGGACCCATCATAACGAACGGAGGGAAAACGTAAGCGTTTTCGTCCCGGGAAATAACCTGGGCGAAGACGTTGATACCACTGGACATGGGGGTATAAAAGGGCGTGAAGTGTCTCAAAGGTACCCCCTTCTCATCAAATTGGACATTGGAATCCAAAGACATAAGGTCAATGGTATGCGGACCGAAAGCCTGCTGAACCTTGCTCCATGCGGAAGCGGAGAGCTTGCAATCCTTATCTGAGAGCACTCTGGAAGGCGCATCAGCTGGGTTGCGGGCGGACGGAGTGAAATACAGCTTGATGTGAGAGTTACAGCGCAGTGAAATATCGTAAAGCGATTTGAGAACGGAGTTGAGCTCTGTGTTTTTACCCCCTTGTTTGCCCCAGGAGTGGATAAAAGCAGTGTTGTCAGTGTAAGCATCCACCCTGGCATTAGAAATGAGGTGCTCCCCAGCAGAGAGAACATTGACAAGGGCCAGAGCTTCCTTGACTACAATAAGGGAGAGGCGGGTGGAGGCGGTCCAGTAATCTCTGATCGTGACGGGTGGGGCTCCAGGGGATCTGATAACTCCCCCCCAAGCGAAGTCTGATGCATCACTCAAGATCTCGAGAACTATGTGTCGTTCACTAGGCCAAGGAAGAGTCCCCTCCCAGGAGTCTAGAAAACGCCAATGCTCAATCTCCTCACGGAGGAGGGAGTGTATCTTTACAGGCAGCGCGGATTTTTTGTAACCAGCAGTAGCTTTAAAAATCTCTCTGCAATATAACTGGGCTGCAGGAACTGCAATGCAAAATGACGTTATCTTTCCAGCCAGTCTCTGAAGAGTTTTAATCGATGAAGATTTCTTGTCCAAGATGGACTCTCTGAGAGCGGCGAACTTACGCTTCTTGTCTTCTGGGAGGATGAAAGCGCAACGCTGGGAATCAACCAGGAAACCCAGGAACTTAACAATGCGTTTAGGCAACAGAGAGGACTTGGCAAGGCCGATGAAGTACCCGAGGGAGATAAGACCTGCTGCAGCAATAAACGCGGCTGCCTCTGCTAATTCGAAATCTGACCAAGCTGTGGTAGACTTTGGCGATTTCCTACATGTAGTCAATTGTCCAACATGTCGGTCGTCGATATATTGACTACATGGCACGCCCAGAGATCTGATGTAACTTGTGGCCCCCATACCAATAGTGTGGTAAATGTATGCGCTGGCTTTCCACCCGAATGGTTTGGTGTGGTATAAATAATACACTCCCTGCCATTGGAGGCCAAAGAATTTCCGACTGTTCTCCGCGAGGCGCACGTGATCATATCCGCTCTTATCATCTATGGTAGTCTGAAAAGAATCTTTACCAACATACCTAGGCAGATTGGAAATATAATCTAGAGTAAAAGGGGAATCCTTTACCCATAGATTCAGAAAACGCTCATCATGACAGAGCCTGGGTTTTGTTGGTTCTACGGTTAATGGCATAACCAGATACGGAGGTGTGCATTCTCCCACCTTTCCCCACATGGAGATGGAACCATTGGCGAGGCGCTGCGAAATAGTGGAGGAGATAAAATCCGTGAACTCCTCACATGATTTGCTTTTAGGGAAACATGCGCTAGGTGGAATGGGGCTATCGTAAAACTTACCCTGGAAGTCGCCCTTATATGGGGCGAAAAAGGAGTTAACATCAACACCGTCCCTGAGGTAAGACAAGATCTCAGCACGTTTCTCTTGACCTGTAAGTACTTCCTCCCACCGCGTGATGAAATTGTGAATGTTGCCGGCGCGGAAACAAACCGGGTTTCTAAACCTGAGGTCCCTAACCGAAGCTGTAACTGCAAGCTTTGATACTGCTTCAGGCGAGGGCGCCGGGGCTGCAGGACCTGGGGCTACACCTTCCCAGTTGCACCCTTCCACGATGGTAGACCCAGGGTGCACACTGTGATGCGAGATTTTAAGTCTCTTGCAAGGTGactgaaaaaagacaaagaaaacgagacaaaaaaaaaaacataagcaaAAAAGTTAACGATCCCGAGGTCGGGCAGCCCCGGAATGCCCTGCCACGAGGACAGAGCATAGAAGGGTATGAGACTACGCCTCCGGGGAGCCGAAAAGTTAAACCCTTGCGAATAATAGAAATTACCCTACaatataaaaaggaaaacgcaagaaaacaaagacaaaacaaaactacatgcactcaataaactttattgaaTCAAACGATCAAGAAACACTATATTACGCACGCTTAAGTGCGGGACAATTGGCAATTCTGTGCCCAGTTTTACGACAATTATAACACCTAGTGGTGTTGAAACCCCTACTAgcgtaattattattgtaactgCCATAACCATACGGAGTGTATCGGCCACGCCCACTCCCCTGTTGGCGAAGATAGCCGGGGGCTCTTGCTGGCGCTGGGAAGGGTGACCCGTGAACTTGGGCGGCAGAAAACAAGTGATCGGACTTTAGGATCTTCTGGATCTGGCCCGCTATCTTTTTGCTTTCATCATCACCCAGCAGCTGGGTGACTACCGCCGGCAGTCTGGGGTCATGTGTTAACGGCCGGCACTGCTTCAAGATAGCCTCGTGTCTTTTGAAATCCACGTGGCCCGCGCTCCTAGACACGTCTGCCAGACTTTCGAGTGCCGCTACAATAGCTGTCCCATCTGAGAGCCCGACGGGCCGGCCTGCCAACTGGCGCACGCACACTAGCGCCCGGTCCACAGAGTCTGCGCTGACTTGCTTCTCCAGCGCCTCAATCTTAACTGAAAGGGCTGCCACACCAATCTGATTAAGCCATACACAAgagagacaaaaaataaaaacagatctCGTAAACCCAGATCTCGCAAGTAACATAAATAACACCAACAGTAGGAACGCATAACAGCGCGAACATATGCGTTGGCAAAAAATTCCATATAACCGCGCAAACATAATAGCTTGAGAAAGAATTCCATAAACCAGCGTAGCCATAGTCGCTTGCAAAAGTAGCATATAACAGCGCAAAACATATTCGCTGGTAAGAGTTCCACATAACAGCATAAACATATTCGCTCGCTGATAAAAAAGTACCATAACAGCGTAGACATATTATAAGGCGCCATAAACAGCGAAAACATATTCGCTAGCAAAAAGCTACATATAACCCAGCGTAAACACATCCgcttgagaaaaaataacataaataaacatattcgctcgtgaaagtaccataaacagcgtaaacacattcgctcgagaaaaataacataaacagCGAAGACATATTCGCTCGTGAAGGTACCATAAACAGCGTAAACACAGCGAAAACACATTAGCTCGTGAAAGTACCATAGACAGCGCAAACACATTCgcttgagaaaaaataacataaaacagcgtaaacatattcgctcgtgaaagtatcaaaaaaaacagcgcaaacacattcgctcgagaaaaaataacataaaacagcgtaaacatattcgctcgtgaaAGTACCAAAAAACAGCGCAAACACATTCGCtcgagaaaaaataacataaaacagcgtaaacatattCGCCCGTGAAAGTACCATAAACAGCGTAAACACATTCGCTcgagaaaaataacataaaacagcgtaaacatattcgctcgtgaGAGAACCATGAACAGCGCAAACACATTCGCTcgacaaaaataacataaaaacagcgtaaacatattcgctcgtgaaAGTACTATAAAACAGCGAAAACATATTCGCTCATGAAAAGAGGAGCATAGAACAGCGGAAACACATTCGCTAAAGAAGGAACCATAAACAGCGCAAACCAATTCGCTAGTAAAAGTTACAAAACGGCGAGCACGTGTAAGCTAGCGacaaaaagcgaaacaaaaagctagcgaaaaaatacaaacacAGCGAGATAACACACTTACAGGCTGAGCATCTGCCACCTCTGGAACGGCTTGAATCGGCGCTGGACCTGGATCCTGTGCTGGTGCTGGGGCCGCTAATGGCGCAACTACCGGTGCTGCTTCTACCGGTGCAACTGGAGCTGGTATTACAACTGGTGGAACTACTGGAGCTGGAACCGGTGGGTCTACGGCTGCAACGACGTCTGCTCCAGCAGGAATAACAGGGACGTGAGCCATGGTGAAACgagaaacaaactgaaaacgcAAATTACGGCGCAGCGATGATACCGTACAGGAGGTTTTAACGCACTTAGCTAAACCTCCTCAAACGCCGTGGAAAGGACTTTTGAGGTTATAAAGGACTGACCGCACCGGAATAAGATTATATAGCCAAAAAACGTGTCAAAGGTTGCATAACCATTCTCATGCTAAAATTCCAGGGGTTTGGAGTCACGTAACATGCTGAAATTCACCATTGTTTGAAGGAATCCCTGGTGAGAATATTACCCTTTGCCTTCTACAATCGTTTCCTCTGAATTCTTATTGGTTTTTTGTCTTGTCTTCTCGCTCTCATTGGCTAGAGtaatttctttggtttttgCGTATCCCACCCGCAGTGAAAACCGTGCCAAGTATTGCTCGTCTGAGTTCTGTTAATTACGACCAATGATATTTgattaatattttttcttcgtttgtttctttgtttttccctTCACAGAGGCTGCGCCAGCCCCCGTGGCCGTGGCAGAGTAGTAAGTATTTTGCAAAAACTAAAGAAGTGTTTGATTTTTAGTACTGACATTTCTCCCGAATTTGTTATGTTACTATGTTAAGAAAATAAACTTGGTCATGCCTCGCACTTCGCAAAACATCACACCGTCGGTTTGTGAATTAACTGCATCTTCGCCATCAATAATTGGTAAGCCCGAATGAGATATACGTTCATGTTGTTCATATCGCCGAAAAACTGGGTTTTTTAAGTAATGCAATGAAAGTGATTTTGTGCCGAGTAATAGTTGTGTTAGATGTAAAGATATATGTAACGATATAGGATGAgatatggaaattttttttgcctCTATTGGGATGAGTGAAAGAAATAATCATACTTTCAAACCCCTCATTGCGCAAATCTACTTTTAATAATACGAGCCCGCTCTGTCCCTTTTATTTTGCGTGCGGACAATCGAGGTTCAGCTGTGACTAAAACGATTcatttttcgtttgtttcagATCAAGGGCCAAGGAATCTGAGCTAATTTGAGGATGAaagttctttttaaaaagttctttTGGACTTCGTGCGACATGTAGTGAGGACAAATTCAAATTCCCTGTAAGGAGACTATAACCCCTACGTCATATCCCTAGAATTACTCCGCGCTTCGCGCCACTTAACCCGCGCGAGTCCGTCCAATGACGCCTGTTGTTGGGGGCTATCCTAGAATAAATTATGTCCTTGCAAAATTACCCCCTGTTTTGCCCAGTCTTAATGTAAGCCTCACGTGTACAAGAATATATTGatattactttttaaaacaattttctttgtattttagAGTATGATTTAGATTCTATaagataaatatgatttttttaactttgtttttgaACGGTAAACACCAGTGATCCgtccaaattttgcaaaacaggtATCAGTAAATTATTTGATTGTTATTTTCATTGCCATGCATCAAGACGTGAAGCAGTTTACCGGGATATCCGTACAACTGAAGTGGAAAGTATCAGAGAAGCTTAACAAAACTGGTGATCCCTCCCATTAGCTGTGTGTGACATATGTGTCATCTTCATTAAACACGGCTTTCACAATAACTTAAACCTTCGTGGCAAGCGTTTGAAACGAAGGGAATGGGAGTTTTAGGCTACAATAACTTTGAACGCATCGTTCTGAAAGCCTGGTCACTAGATTCGTTCCTatttccaggctccgagatataTAGTCaagtccgctgaattgagaaagcgcgaatattgaaaaaaaaaaaaaaaaaaaaaaaaacgggaggaaactgttTTCCCGCCCGCCAACTTTTCTCGTACCTTTCAATTTCGCGTCTtctccactatctgagagcctggaacaggctacttgAACCCCTGTCGAGGTCGAAGGACCTTTTTGGAcactttaaaagttattttagattttaactGGTTGGTTGTtaagtttgaactgttttaCTGCAATTTATCTATGTCGTCCTACAATTAGTAAATGTCGCAAAACTCAGTGCGACCCCTCGCCCTGGTATGTTACACACCCGTTTATGGTGTCGTCACGTAACGCTCCTTGcatgacgacactaaaaacggctgtgtagcagatcAGACTGGGCGACCGCTTGTAGTAAAAATCTAAAATGCATTTCGCTTCTTCGTTTGTCCTGAATAAGGAAAGTGCGTATCATGGGCGGGCTTATAATCTAGGGACATAGGGATGATTTTTATCTTATTACCTGTATTTTACCTGGTCGTTTGTTAAGTGTCGCGGCCTTTTGGTATGATAAAA encodes the following:
- the LOC140947055 gene encoding uncharacterized protein: MAHVPVIPAGADVVAAVDPPVPAPVVPPVVIPAPVAPVEAAPVVAPLAAPAPAQDPGPAPIQAVPEVADAQPIGVAALSVKIEALEKQVSADSVDRALVCVRQLAGRPVGLSDGTAIVAALESLADVSRSAGHVDFKRHEAILKQCRPLTHDPRLPAVVTQLLGDDESKKIAGQIQKILKSDHLFSAAQVHGSPFPAPARAPGYLRQQGSGRGRYTPYGYGSYNNNYASRGFNTTRCYNCRKTGHRIANCPALKRA